A window of Hordeum vulgare subsp. vulgare chromosome 5H, MorexV3_pseudomolecules_assembly, whole genome shotgun sequence genomic DNA:
agaagtagcaactctgtcgagtgaaatccgttcgaccaatgaacaagaattcactcggatatcagaagaaattagaggatcgatacacttacgtggaggtgacggggacagcaaccctcatccgcggcagagtcttccgaggtttggacccactcggtttggccgccttggaagactgacccgcaggctcagcggcagcatccctggccctttgggtgctccgagcactcgggaccaccagggcagtgggcggagcactcgaagatgcaggaggggccgagggaacggcaggctcgtgtcggcgcttggtccgatgctctgtttgcggaggcgacgagtcctgctcttcgtcttcctcctcttcctcgctagtctcttccaCCGACTCCCcgttgtcggagacatattcagcgctctccacgctgccctcctggctgccttcctcctcctcggccgggttcccgttcgagacgggagaaaaccagttggtccactcctgcataaaattcagtcggcgacatcagacgtcacacagagattcaagcaaacgataagattaagacagttaggagcactcgacaagtgacactcacctgattcggaggaggattatccgcgcagaagggcttcactcgccgagatcctttgggattctcgcaggggcctgtgatctggagcacccacgaggtcaccctctcctcagtcacgcccacgacgttggtccgagtggaatcctcgggccccgtataatgccacatggcgtggtcgcgagcctgcaggggttggatacgccgaccgaggaagacctccagcaagtctatgccagtgaccccccctcctgacgacatctatgagcgccccgaccagaggctggatgtcgttcttctccgccctcgtgagcgcgagttgcttaggtggggtgggccgatctaagctaaagggaggcagccctgtcgaagcattcgggcaggcgatatcctggcagtagaaccacgtcgactgccagttcatgACCGGCTtacttaactgaagagcaggataactactccgactctttttgtggaaacctaagcccccgcagagctggaggagatgtgtcttatcatccgactgactaagtcgtttgatggtttgggatatggcggaaaagatgtgtttgaacaaaccccaatggggagggcagccgatgaaacactcgcacaaaactgtaaaggcagaaagatgggcgatggcattcggaggaaaatggtgaagttgggccccgaagtgattcatgatgcccttgaagaaaggatgcgggggcaaagaaaaacctcggtggacgtggatgagcagcaggacgcgctccccctcccgaggcgctggctcgacctcgttctccgccggcagcttCCAGGActcgtgcacgatcatcccgtgctccaccagctgcagcagatccccctccgtcaccgtggaggggaggaagtcgccctggatccatcccgccggcagcggccgctgccgccgctgagcaggcgccgccgtcttccccttcttcttcctcgcctccatcttgttggtctggcccttggtcatggcggcagctGCGAGccgtcgggaggaaggagaagggatgagtataggagcgctggaggtggcgagaagggcgaagcaggcgagagcaagggattcggcgagcataacggagaagcctcgccgccgagatttaagtagggtttcgactgggtcgctggcaggtggccccaaaaccttatccccccgacccaccgcggtgatattagtggagaggttgaaggcgcgagaatcaggcgtcaggcgctactcgagcgcaatggcgtcatccccgctgtgcGCCCGaaaaccgaaatttgagatcccggaaaatccgccgctgtcagttgaccggtcgcgtcaaaagatgccacagaagcactcggcttccgacagtctgtttcgcgagtacttccactcggatcgttggtcagaagagATAAAATGGAATGAggaaagcaacgcccaagccaaatctgttccagtcggatccaaacttcaagcaacgcttcgtcgttccaaccccaatccattcggggactaatgatggggtcatagtcctagtgtagggtcataggcctgccatgtaggtcctacccaaggaccacccctcacaaaggacaaggcccttagtcagccccgactgaattaaggagtccccatcatccagtcggtaacaggtcctcgaccatccagtcggagactagcattcggaggacaccaagctaaccgactggatacactcggtacatcgtaacctctctggagggaaacggtcgcacatttccgggtgcatttattagcatttagagcatatgttacctgtaacgtacgcatccaatccccactactccacccctgtaccggaaccgttgtggagggcagcgcactctatataagccaccctcccccactggtagaggggttagcaattcattgcattccctattccactcgacaacaaagctccctgagcactgagacgtagggttattacctccaccgcagaggggcccgaactcatacaacctcgccgtagctgggactctgcccatccttttcgtaccctacacatctactgtcaggcttatacccacgacactctcATTTCCTTCCTTCCAAATGTCCCAAGCGATGAGAATAATGGCGGTTTTCAGTCCTTTTTGCGGCCGCTTGGACCGACTAGAAATGGTTGATTCAAGATTTCCATGCGGGCCTAACTGAGTGGTGCTTTAAGAAATGTGTTATGAGGGTTCAAAACTGCTCACATAAACCAATGGTTAGAAGTAATGCAACCTACCAACTCACCCTATGGCTACGTCATGGATATGCAGGGTATGAAATCAGTCGCTAACATTAATTTTATTATGGAAAAAACTTTTAATCTATTCATCAAACGTCATGGTAGTACAAAGGACACCAGAAGTAACACTATAGACCACCTAGTGACGATTACAAGCGCTGAAGCGAGCCAAATgtgtgttgttgtcattgctcttCCTCGTGAGACCCGGACAAACCATGTTTTAGTACACAATCGGAAAGTGATcgtgttagagcatctacaaccggacccaTCAAACCCTCCTCAAACACCCGGGCAGGTCGTCCGCTCATGAAAATGTGACCCCAAACTGGCCTCTCAATCAAGCCTCAAACGCCCAGGCTGACCggcacccccccccccatttccaacccaaatatggggcggatatgggggTGCCCGGGCACGCCCGCCACGTCGGCCTAGCGGCCTGGCCCCACGCGGACTCGACGGGAAACCTGATGGTCTAACGGGGGCGTCGGCCGTCGGCGCGGTTTGAACGCCGCATGGCGCCGCTCCGGCTCCCCGCTCGAGGTCGGGCCCGGCTATTTAAGCCGGCCAATGTTCTCAGCCCTCGCTCATCCGCCTCCTTCCTATCTCCGCCGCCACACGAGTCCGTTCGCCTCCTCTCGCACTTCCCTCTCCGTAAGGATGGTCCGACGGCTCATCACCACCTACACACAGTTCACTCCAGAGCGGCGCATGCAAGTCGAGCAGAGATGCAAGCTCGCCGTGCCGCTCGCATCGTTGCGGGTCTTCCTCCGAACTCACCGAAGATGGAGGCGGAGTAGGAGGAGTCGGAGGCCATGAAGGAGGACGACTCGGAGGAGTAGGCTCCCGGCTTAAGCATGGCGGAGACGGAGGCGGAGTTCGTCGTCGCCCAATCGAAGGAGATGACGGAGCAGCAGACCATCCTGGATTCCATCCAGGATgaggccgaggtggaggccaACCGTCGGCTCACGCAAAGGTACGCGAAGGCCGACGCCCTCTTCGACGAGCTAGAAGTGGAGATCAAGGCGAAGGAGGCCGTAACGGAGCAGCCGgaggcgccggagggggcggagcTGCCGCAGGCGGCCATTTATTCGCCGGAGGGCACGGAAATCATCGACATCTCCAACGAAGAGTAGATAGGTTCTATATAGTACATATATTTGACATCTCCAATGAGGAGTAGATAGGTTCTACATAGTACATATGTTTGATATCTTGCATGCTTTTGTATGGATTTAAGGATCCTAATATGAGATGTCTGATTGTAGAATCAATTATTTAAGGGGTGACCGGTGAATGTCCGCGAACACGCCCGGACGCGTCCGTGGGCGTTTGAGGGGTCGGATCTGCAAGTtccggctatagatgctcttaaAGCCCCAAAGGACCAACGCACTAAAACAACATCCGTCGTTGATGTAGAGAAACGTAGATATGATGGATCCAATCTATAGACACACGAACGCAGACAAACAGAAAGGGAGCAAGCAAATCCAACAAAGACAAACATCCACTGGATCTCGTGAGATTTGCCAGGGACACGCCATCACACATTGTTAGACGCACCGTCGAGACGAGGGCTAGGTGAGAAAAAAACTTATTTCATTTTTATGGAACTATCGCCGCCTCGCCTCCATGGAGTTGGACACAAACCTTAACCAAATGCATTTTTTTAACCTAAAATTGAAGCCGGGCCCTTCCCACCGACAAGGGCCAGGATCACCGCGCCACCATGGCCTTAAAGCCCCAAAAGACGAGGTAGGTCAGCGGCAGCGTCAACAGGAGACGGGAAACCCTCATTACATGGGAATCGCTCGTGGGAGGAGGAAGACGTTTCGgcattgtaatggttggattgtcAATAATGTGCATGGTAATTATAAGGCCAAAATGGTCTCTACCAAAATCAATAGTTATCGTTTTCATGAGAAGATCGAACAATCGTACATACCACAGCCCACGTTGATGACATTGCTGATATCCCTGGTTAAGCAAAGCAAGGCCATACAGTTTCAGCCTAAACATCTGCTGAACTATGCCCCGAGTATATATATCATGTATCACTAATTCACTACTCACGGCTAGTAGGGCAAATAATTAACACACCTAGGAAATACTCCGTATGTTACACTTCTGGATTGGATTAAACAATGGCGCAGGTTCACAACAGAAGATAGGATATAGATATGCCATTTTTCCTGATGTTCTCATCGATGATCGATCAGCTCCAGAACCATGCCCAGTACTTACGCTgcgcttcctcctcttcctcctccccttgTTGGACGCTCTCGCGCTCCACGGCAGCAGCGTCGAGCATAGTGTACTCGGGGAGGAAGAAGGCGCAGCCGCTCAGCTCTCCGCTGGCCGCTCCGGCGCAATCGTCGTCAGAGGACGACGGAGGCGAGCGCGCGTCGGCCAAGTAGGAATGGGACTCCGGGCTGTCCTTGGCTCCCCCGGAGAAACTGGCCAGCACCCCTACCGTGCCATCGCCGGTGGCGCCGGCGGAGTAGCCTTCTTTCGGATGAACGACTGCTGCGGTTGGCTTCTCTTGCTCGGACACCGGCCACGACTCCTTGGCTTGCAGTTTCTCGGTCAGTGATGTCACCTGGAAATGTGTATGCTCGCTCATCATCAAGGTGACAAGATCTTGTTTGAAATTCAGGTGATTCGGGACAACTGGGTAACATAACACTGATTTAGAGGATATGCTACTGACTACTGGAAATCGCGAGATTAATGAGTGCTCGATAGCTGTTCGCTAAGCTCGTAGATAGTCAATCATTGACTTTAGCTCCAAGCTTAATGAACGAGCtaatgacatttcatgagcatctCGTTAAACTCGTTATTATAACATAACACATATTCTTATCTTCATTGACACATCAACTCGTCTATTTTCATTCTAATCGATCCGATCGACCCAACCCAGCCGATATGAGACATTCCTATGGTTATCTCTCTTCATGAAAATTACACCTAAACTCTTGTCTCTAGGCACACATAAAATTTACACCTAATTAAACTCTCATCGTGCTAAGCTTAATGATCTCAACGAGCCAAAAAAACTCATTAATCCACCCCTGCTAAGGGCCAACCATCTTCATCCTCCCGAATGGGCGGATGTCAGGCCACCGCGTGTTGCTTCATTACGGGCCTCATGCAAGCACAGGAGGATGTGCCGACGTGACGAAGATGAGGCCGGAGTACCAAACTATAAAGgaaagccgccgccaccaccgcggcATATGACGTCACTGAGATGGCGAGATTTGAGGGAACCTTATTCGCCAGACCCGTCGcctccaccaccaacaacacaTGTCTAGAGATTACTTTAGTGAGTGTCGCCGCCACCACAATTCGAAGGACAGAAGCGACGGAGAACAAAAACCTATCTAAAAGCTCTAAATCAAGGTACCTTCAATCCATCTAGATTGGGATTTCCACGCACTTATAGGCCAACGGAGCAGGTGGTGGCAACCTACCGACGCAAGAGAGGTGGTGGCAACCTACCGACGCAAGAGAGGCGGCGGTGCGGTGCGGTAGAGATCGACTATCCTATGGTATCTACATGGGAAAACGGTTAAAATCTACTAGCTGATCCCATCAGCGGGTAAGCCGCCTCCACTAAGCAACACGTGCCTCTGTGGGCTCACGCCTACCGCTCTCTTTCTACACAGCAtctccttctttctctccctTCTGTCCTTTTCACGCGCGGGCAGAGGAAATCCTCCCATGACGAGCACCACCGCCGTTGTCGTCTGCTGCAACCAAAGCCGCACCATCCCCTCCCCTCGCAGCCCGGCCTTGCTCTTCTCCCTCGAAATCGTTGTCCTTTGCCTAATCTTCCTCCCAATAGGAACTGCTGCTCCATGTCCTGTGGATCTCACCGTTGACCACTACCGGCGCTGCAAGCCGGCGATGTAGGATCTCGTCGGTTGTTGCCGGCGCTGCGGGGGCTGCAGCGGAGCTTCGGTTGGAGCTCTGACGAGGCTGCAATGGAGCTCGGCCGAAGTTTTCATGGAGCTTTGCCCGAGCCGTCGACGTTGCGTTGGAGCTCCGTCAGGGCTTCAATGGAACTCGACCGGGGTTGCGATGGAGCTTCATCGGACTCGTCGGCGCTGCATTGAAGCTCCGCCAGTGTTGCAATGGAGCTTGGTCGGAACTGCGGTGTTGCGTTGAAGCTCCATCGGAGCAGCAATGGAGCTTGCCAGACGCACTCAGTGCTGCGTTGCAGCTCCATTTAAGCTTCAATTACGTTTTGTTCAAGCTGAGGTGCTCGCTGCTGCCGTGGAGCTGCTATGATCCAACGGCCATCAACACGTTAATCTAAGGACTGAACAGGCAGATGATTTCTTAGAGAAATCATTCGGCTGATTTGTAGCAGCCCCCGTCTACATGAACAAATTGGAACGGGGTATTGGTATGCTTCAGATGCGATGACAACATCGATGATATTTTTACTTTCTACCCACTATACTATTCTCTAATACATCCAACGACATCAGGAAAGTCCTCTTTGTTGCGGATTAGGTGGTTGTCTTCTACTTAAATTTCAATTGATTAATTTGATACCCCTTCTCCATGCTTATAGTTTAATCTTTTTAGGTCACATTAAACTAACTAGCAAAATCACACGCAAGCTTACAACCATTAGACTAAGTCGAATAGATGGTGTTAGCCATCTAATGTTGACTCTGCACATGAGTATCCAGGGGAGGCTCGGTTTATATCATTATATGTAACAAAATCGCAGACGACTTAGATTTAGCAACACTTTTTCGGTTTCAGTTCTAATCGTCTGCATTTaaattgtgctgaaatttgtctAAAATTTGAATTGTGTTTGAACCTGGACCTAATTCAAGGACCACTGTATTTTTTTACCACAAAAGTAAATATTTAGGGGATAATAGTAATCGCCAAAAATTCGTGAATCTTTTCTCCATGTGGGTCATGGGAAGTTGGGAACTCAATTATGAAAAGTTGTGAAGTTAATCAGGTGATGAGCTAGCGGTGGCCGGATTGATCACCTGCGATCGGAGGTGGTGGTTGTCGGCGAGGAGCGCGTCTCGTCCGGCGAGTAGCTCGGCGTGGGCGGCCCTGAGGGCGTCGAAGTCCTGCTCGAGCTGCTTGGCCTTCCATCGCGCGCGGCGGTTCTGGAACCACACGGCCACCTGCCGCGGCGCGATTCCCAGCCGCCGCGCCAGCTCGCTCTTCCGCTCCGGCTCCAGCTTCCGCTTCTCCTCCTCGAAGCTCCGCTCCAGCGCCCGCACCTGCTCCGCCGTCAGCCGGCGCTTCCTCTCAGGCGCGTTCTCGTCGAGGCCGTAGTACCCGTACATCTCGTCGTCCAGCTggagctcctcctccggcgatgtCAAGAACGGCCTCTTACGCCGCCCGTCCTCCACGCCGGCCACCACCGGCGAGCCTGCAAATACTCATGCGTGTAAGTGCAATTAATTAAGGGGAGCATTCCAACAAGGGAAGGAACCCCAAAGATATCGATCCATACCTCCAAGCAAGCTCCCGCTGCCGCCAAAGAGCATCATCTGACCTCCTCCGGCGCCGGCAGCGCGGGACGGCGCGGCCGAGCCGAAAATGAGGCGGCCGGAGTCCATAGAAAACTCTATCAAGAACCAAATTAAGAAGAAGACCCTATCTTGCGGCACGTAAATTACATATACGTGTGCGCACCAcgcgctcctccacctccttttgAAACACGGAGGCGATCGACCGGCGGGCCGGAGCTAGCTTGATtagaaggaggaggcggcagcggccGGGAACTTGTGGCGGTAGAAGCTGGTGCTCCACAGCATGCGCGTCGACGTCTTCATGGGGTACAGAGAGAACCCCATCTCTCCAGCCACCGCCGGAGAAGAACACGGGATTCTGTCAGGCCAAGTTTGCGCGATGCACGCACGGTGACCGGAGAAGCTGGCCGACGGTGGTGGATGGACTGGATTTGTGAATAAGCTTTTGGGGTTTGCAGGTATTTTCTACTCCTAATAGGGGATTAGGGACATTGCGGGTAAAGTTTGGAGTGTAAAGGAGGAAGGATTATATAGGCCCAAGGTGTGGTGTCAATTTACTGAAATGACCCTGGTTAGAGTGGCAGTTTTGTCTCCTGATTGGGGGATTAGAGTATCTTCATTACTACGACATTTAGTCTCTTTAAGATAACCTATTTATATTTTGGTTCCCTTTTTATTAATCAACAAAGTGGTATTCCACCTAGTCACATGTGATCGTCATTTTACACGCTCATGCCCTAACAAAAATAGCAGAAGAAGAGGGTGCTCTTGCAATTCCGTTAAGGACGGAGTTCGCCCCGTTTATACCAAAAATTTCACAACTTTGTGGTTGATGAAGGGATATCACTGCAAATAATAAATACGACTACAGATGCGAGCAGTCCCTAGCCAAAATTAAAGTTCTTCACCAAATACAAACTGACGACCTTAGGTTTAAAGAGACGGCATGTGTGAACAATTTCTTCAACAACGCCTCCAAGGAGTAAATGGCGCCCGTGGGCATCAACACACCGGCACCGCTCCTTTAGGGAAAATCTTTCGCCGAAAGCGCCTCGCACCACCACCCAACCAAACTCTGGGGGAAGGGATGAGGCCACGCCAGCTGCAACCTAGATCCAACCACCATGATCTAATTTCGGGGTGAACTCTATGATAGCATCTCTAAAAAGGTGAAAGATATCCATGGGCTCCTTCGTCACTTGTACCAACTATCGAGGTACGACAAATTATGGGACCGGCAAAGGACCCCTTTGCGGTTCGACTGTCGGGATAGTCGTGCGCAAAGAGCGGAATCAGCCAACAACACGCAAGGTTTTAGGCAGGTTCGGGCTACCGCGAGGTATAATACCCTACATCCTGTGTTTTAGTGGATTATGAGCGTGGAGTCCAAGTTACAAAGAGCGCTACTTGCCGGCAAGGTGCTTGAGAAGTGCGAT
This region includes:
- the LOC123398667 gene encoding homeobox-leucine zipper protein HOX25-like — translated: MDSGRLIFGSAAPSRAAGAGGGQMMLFGGSGSLLGGSPVVAGVEDGRRKRPFLTSPEEELQLDDEMYGYYGLDENAPERKRRLTAEQVRALERSFEEEKRKLEPERKSELARRLGIAPRQVAVWFQNRRARWKAKQLEQDFDALRAAHAELLAGRDALLADNHHLRSQVTSLTEKLQAKESWPVSEQEKPTAAVVHPKEGYSAGATGDGTVGVLASFSGGAKDSPESHSYLADARSPPSSSDDDCAGAASGELSGCAFFLPEYTMLDAAAVERESVQQGEEEEEEAQRKYWAWFWS